The Mauremys reevesii isolate NIE-2019 linkage group 1, ASM1616193v1, whole genome shotgun sequence genome has a segment encoding these proteins:
- the AKAP11 gene encoding A-kinase anchor protein 11 isoform X2, with protein sequence MDTYTRARSSQTKPKVSVKKDFTDGVLRSVKSLLQSRKELCNVSAEECLRQEEQDNFIEITFLGFAGETDAAHMQELAAVSVELPDVLKSLHFCSLNENEVIFLKDINKPMAISDVSKHQNHLSGVLCVMRLSPSFPRIKIDSVFTLLSKYATGVKYTMEVYSLQKHETEMSHAEDDDTNQSVSSIEDDFVTAFEHLDEDEPSKIQNAGTTYTTQNHRDAASQTIPAHCLEAIDSKIIVHAGHRKSSAKSSASLINILGLKELSSSVKNSVTTCISDPWIQRSFYKPCNSSDQRVNVLHKTLFSSSPAESSESDCSSPSPVIFLDEEGYQKSLKAKLQLPKIPVVKDGIEDSDSEVSEFFDSFDQFDELEQTLESTCKLIRDPILGNPPQKRKIALEQLHSKTTTMNPQKFKFDRPTLPANVRKPTPRKPESPYSSLFDVPDSPRPVKTGEDNGGLFSPIRSSAFSPLGSCASTECLCRMDINGNGLNQNHDTLYSEYSDYANNVSFEILGSVFPSQSTSLQKHAENISSLNRIVSKEEKGQNAELQRKTDKEPAKKVKSKHKSQMIKDSIQKFATELVEKSFGSAFKDLQKGVSSCTNALCHLAARLTSSVFQMAFYEIGRRRALSLKERAINGLASFLVSEAITSALKEMRYVKKQIFTNTVARFAADLTEELIFEGIMEVCQFSHPSTPTTARDWAFDYEDKVVRSYAKDLSESVIQEAFIELSQVDVTFTTQAAISVSMDNIKYVSAESTLQSTQTTTAFPNFHDNALLALNPVQETGKEYTLQQALFCTSGVVSSIPVPLAGTALCQHQTSSDVYKAKVWTCSTAGGSLKIYKDATQPYFTTKKREEEVASLRNIYLTADHSESTESSAQCFFNQNDFKQTNNNPEVNNNSDLTTGPTSVNSFSGTMVDMIVNEAYEAITSSGVTKTVEEYTDFVTRKTPRWQCVDRDIPKNTFADHLAKYIVKQSVDETKSIFSHTNETVECNGGLQMKTDNCKKDLHSAVKKQESEKHRFVPIIVEPQQLPLNNPPNFLVTSVDSAQCLLSVPKDCVQERKGNEVHRFSSSTPPPCPTVTLTRCNVEEFTDSGSSSIKSQSKLLKKYDTQKTTLAPSALGQESCFLHASNLSLVMFGCEDSLQMEDKSSIRDGNVCAVPDTPPPTPLVPSQTSSERNLRKLTKKLKGELAKEFAPATPPSTPYNSPAAALSATEHDSLEKEEFMLKLMRSLSEEVESSEDEEHSELLVEKTERSEKTVQYADHLAGHIISMATEIAASHLDDKTIKREADRHCQLNAQNKICGYTAFINIPEETLHSLWNYAGDMAGKVINEAKKMIKSRHCKLLRLKRVNCHVDCLSLRKDDRDCRSKERWCPVVNQWSREVDSSVLSLPQSVGTTGLTYRYPSCESVTDEYADHIIRVLKREGGNSELIMDQYASRLAYRSIKSGLQQAARKIKLTYNRRIFPVQNTQVNGRLELFKILNKDMDTKWQMKSGVHRCGGQACEINNLHRTDSTELLHFSESLAHHITCDVRRKLKMSAVCLPKSLTDSCLYRKSKFDEATGDCLKTTLSKTVLPFSQKHKLYHSTGSLNEYGYREGIIQAIEEYARKVVDDTLEMSLESAVLQAAENRKNEDRFTYTEKLSPFSETACRYCSMKEYQYCTGSSSPHLPGQEPLPRIRQLPNSGLSGICQKSRIFHLDIPKIHIDMEQKTVFSEKVVGAAIEKAERELSNTSLTADSGIGHGGVSFAESLTTEIMTSAMTNIGQAVNISSMGREGFHSAESVVSQQMSLSIGDDSTGSWSNLSFEDEHPDESSSFLHLSDSHGNSSSWSSLGLEGDMYEENLSFPTSDSDGTEDKDEDPKDAVEGVGQVGKALLIVNVDMEPHMVDPQLRTTLQWLAASETEVSELRFHDTATKEFILLSKRLRERDWKVGDLLQAVLKYCEMMEKMSDGDRLLNKPLFGWLLENV encoded by the exons GATTTCACTGATGGTGTACTACGCTCTGTGAAATCATTGCTACAGAGCAGAAAAGAATTATGTAACGTGTCCGCTGAAGAATGTTTAAGGCAAGAGGAACAGGACAATTTTATTGAG ATCACATTTCTAGGTTTTGCTGGAGAGACAGATGCTGCTCATATGCAG GAATTGGCTGCTGTTTCTGTAGAGCTCCCAGATGTTCTGAAATCACTCCATTTCTGTAGTCTAAATGAAAATGAAGTTATTTTTCTGAAGGATATAAATAAACCCATGGCAATCAGCGATGTCTCTAAACATCAG aATCACCTTTCTGGAGTGCTTTGTGTGATGAGATTGTCTCCTTCGTTCCCAAGGATCAAAATTGATTCTGTATTTACCTTACTGAGCAAATACGCTACTGGTGTAAAATATACAATGGAAGTATACTCATTACAGAAACATGAAACGGAGATGTCCCATGCAGAGGATGATGACACTAATCAGTCAGTGTCTTCAATTGAGGATGATTTTGTCACTGCTTTTGAGCATTTAGATGAGGATGAACCGTCAAAGATACAAAATGCTG gcACAACCTATACTACTCAGAATCACCGGGATGCTGCTTCACAGACCATCCCTGCTCATTGTTTAGAAGCTATTGACTCAAAGATCATTGTGCACGCTGGGCATCGAAAATCATCTGCCAAATCTTCTGCTTCTCTGATAAATATCTTGGGACTTAAAGAACTGTCCTCATCTGTAAAGAATTCAGTCACAACCTGTATTTCTGATCCTTGGATACAGAGGAGTTTTTACAAGCCATGTAATTCCTCTGATCAacgtgttaatgttttgcataaAACATTGTTTTCTTCCTCTCCTGCTGAATCATCTGAGTCAGATTGCTCCAGCCCTAGCCCTGTTATCTTCTTAGATGAAGAAGGGTATCAAAAGAGCTTGAAGGCAAAACTTCAGCTACCAAAAATTCCAGTAGTGAAAGATGGTATAGAGGACTCAGACTCagaagtaagtgaattttttGATAGTTTTGATCAGTTTGATGAACTGGAACAGACTCTGGAAAGTACTTGTAAACTTATAAGGGATCCCATCCTTGGTAATCCACCCCAGAAGAGAAAGATTGCCCTTGAACAATTGCATTCTAAAACTACTACTATGAATCCTCAAAAATTCAAGTTTGATCGTCCCACTCTTCCAGCCAATGTAAGGAAACCAACTCCTCGTAAACCAGAATCGCCCTATAGCAGCCTCTTTGATGTTCCAGACTCCCCTCGGCCAGTGAAAACAGGAGAAGACAATGGAGGTTTATTCAGCCCTATAAGATCATCAGCTTTCAGTCCACTAGGGAGCTGTGCTTCAACTGAATGTCTTTGTCGGATGGATATCAATGGAAATGGGCTTAATCAAAATCATGATACACTTTATAGTGAATATTCAGATTATGCAAATAATGTTTCATTTGAAATACTGGGTTCTGTTTTTCCTTCTCAGTCTACATCACTACAGAAACATGCTGAAAACATTTCCAGCCTTAATAGGATTGTCTCAAAAGAGGAAAAAGGTCAAAATGCAGAACTCCAGAGGAAAACTGACAAGGAGCCAGCTAAAAAAGTTAAATCTAAACACAAATCACAAATGATTAAAGACAGCATACAAAAATTTGCAACGGAACTGGTTGAAAAAAGTTTTGGTAGTGCATTTAAAGACTTACAAAAAGGAGTTTCTTCATGCACCAATGCACTGTGTCACTTGGCTGCTAGATTGACTTCTTCAGTCTTTCAAATGGCTTTTTATGAGATAGGAAGGCGGCGAGCCTTGTCACTGAAGGAACGTGCCATTAATGGGCTAGCAAGCTTTTTGGTCAGTGAAGCTATAACAAGTGCTTTAAAAGAAATGCGATACGTAAAGAAACAAATATTTACTAACACAGTTGCAAGATTTGCAGCAGACCTCACCGAGGAACTTATTTTTGAGGGAATCATGGAAGTCTGCCAGTTTTCACATCCATCAACACCAACGACTGCACGGGATTGGGCCTTTGATTATGAAGACAAAGTAGTGAGATCATATGCCAAAGATTTGTCTGAATCTGTCATTCAGGAAGCTTTCATTGAATTATCCCAGGTTGATGTTACCTTCACAACGCAAGCAGCAATTAGTGTTTCCATGGACAACATAAAATATGTAAGTGCAGAAAGTACGTTGCAGTCAACACAGACTACCACTGCTTTTCCTAATTTTCATGATAATGCACTTTTAGCATTGAATCCAGTACAAGAAACTGGAAAAGAATATACTTTACAACAAGCCTTGTTTTGTACTTCTGGTGTTGTAAGTTCAATACCAGTGCCCTTAGCTGGAACAGCACTTTGTCAACATCAGACTTCATCTGATGTTTATAAGGCAAAAGTATGGACTTGTTCGACAGCAGGTGGCAGTCTGAAAATATACAAAGACGCTACACAGCcatattttacaacaaaaaagagagaagaggaaGTGGCTTCTCTTAGAAATATTTACCTGACTGCAGATCACAGTGAAAGTACTGAAAGTAGTGCACAATGTTTTTTTAACCAGAatgattttaaacaaacaaacaacaatccTGAAGTGAATAATAATTCAGATTTAACAACTGGGCCAACAAGCGTCAACAGTTTCTCTGGAACAATGGTAGATATGATAGTAAATGAGGCGTATGAAGCAATAACCTCATCCGGGGTTACCAAAACAGTGGAGGAATATACAGATTTTGTAACTAGAAAAACACCTCGTTGGCAGTGTGTTGATAGAGATATTCCTAAGAATACTTTTGCTGATCACTTGGCCAAGTATATTGTAAAACAGTCTGTAGATGAAACTAAATCTATATTCTCCCACACAAATGAGACTGTAGAATGTAATGGAGGCTTACAGATGAAGACAGATAACTGTAAAAAAGACCTGCATAGTGCAGTAAAGAAACAAGAATCTGAGAAACACAGATTTGTTCCTATAATTGTGGAACCGCAACAGCTGCCTCTGAATAACCCACCTAATTTTCTTGTTACGTCAGTTGACTCTGCTCAGTGTTTACTTTCAGTACCTAAAGATTGTGTTCAGGAACGTAAAGGAAATGAAGTACATAGGTTTTCTTCAAGCACTCCACCTCCTTGTCCTACTGTGACTCTCACTAGGTGTAATGTGGAAGAGTTTACTgattcaggaagcagttcaataAAATCCCAAAGTAAACTATTGAAAAAATATGATACGCAAAAAACAACGCTAGCTCCTTCAGCTTTGGGGCAAGAGAGCTGTTTTCTACATGCAAGTAACCTTTCTTTGGTGATGTTTGGCTGTGAAGATTCTTTGCAGATGGAAGATAAATCAAGCATCAGAGATGGAAATGTCTGTGCAGTACCTGATACAccaccaccaactcctttagtacCATCTCAGACTAGTTCTGAACGGAACCTAAGGAAGCTCACCAAGAAACTCAAGGGAGAATTAGCAAAGGAGTTTGCACCTGCGACACCACCTTCTACACCTTATAACTCACCTGCTGCTGCCTTGTCGGCAACTGAACATGACTCCTTGGAAAAGGAAGAGTTTATGCTGAAACTCATGCGATCCCTTTCTGAAGAAGTTGAAAGTAGTGAAGACGAAGAACACTCTGAATTGCTTGTGGAGAAAACTGAACGTTCAGAGAAAACAGTACAGTATGCTGATCATTTAGCTGGTCATATCATTTCTATGGCAACTGAAATAGCTGCTTCCCATTTAGATGATAAAACAATTAAAAGAGAAGCTGACAGACACTGCCAATTAAATGCACAAAACAAAATATGTGGGTATACTGCCTTTATAAATATCCCAGAAGAAACTTTACATTCATTGTGGAATTATGCAGGTGATATGGCTGGAAAGGTTATCAATGAGGCTAAGAAGATGATAAAATCAAGGCATTGCAAACTGCTGAGGTTGAAGCGGGTTAACTGTCATGTAGATTGTCTTTCTCTCAGAAAAGATGATAGAGACTGTAGGTCAAAAGAGAGGTGGTGTCCGGTAGTAAACCAGTGGTCCAGAGAGGTAGATTCATCCGTACTTTCTTTACCTCAGAGTGTAGGAACAACCGGTCTGACTTACCGGTATCCAAGCTGTGAGAGCGTGACCGATGAATATGCAGATCACATCATTCGAGTTCTGAAAAGGGAAGGTGGCAACAGTGAGTTAATAATGGATCAGTATGCTAGTAGACTTGCTTATAGATCTATAAAATCAGGCCTGCAACAAGCTGCCAGGAAAATCAAGCTGACATACAACAGAAGAATATTTCCTGTACAGAACACACAGGTAAATGGTAGGCTTGAGCTGTTCAAAATATTGAACAAAGATATGgatacaaaatggcaaatgaaaagtGGTGTTCATAGGTGTGGAGGCCAAGCCTGTGAAATAAACAATTTACACAGAACTGACAGTACAGAGTTATTACATTTTTCTGAATCCCTTGCTCATCATATAACATGTGATGTCAGAAGAAAACTGAAAATGTCAGCAGTTTGCTTGCCAAAATCCTTAACGGATTCCTGTCTGTATAGAAAATCTAAATTTGATGAAGCCACAGGGGACTGCCTTAAAACAACACTTTCTAAAACAGTTCTTCCTTTCTCACAAAAACATAAACTGTATCATAGCACAGGCAGTTTAAATGAATATGGCTATCGAGAAGGCATCATTCAAGCTATAGAAGAGTATGCTAGAAAAGTGGTGGATGACACCTTAGAAATGAGTTTGGAGTCTGCTGTTCTCCAAGCTGCTGAAAACAGGAAAAATGAGGATAGATTCACTTACACAGAAAAGTTGTCTCCATTTTCTGAAACAGCCTGCAGATACTGTAGTATGAAGGAATATCAGTATTGTACTGGAAGTTCATCTCCACACCTGCCTGGACAAGAACCCCTCCCTAGAATCAGGCAGCTCCCCAATTCAGGGTTGAGTGGTATCTGTCAAAAATCAAGAATTTTTCACCTTGATATTCCCAAAATTCACATTGACATGGAACAGAAGACAGTATTTTCTGAGAAGGTGGTTGGTGCAGCTATTGAGAAAGCGGAGAGAGAGCTGAGTAACACAAGTCTGACAGCAGATAGTGGTATTGGACATGGTGGAGTCAGCTTTGCTGAAAGCCTTACTACAGAAATAATGACTTCAGCTATGACTAATATTGGTCAGGCTGTTAACATAAG TTCTATGGGAAGAGAAGGATTTCACTCAGCTGAATCTGTAGTTAGCCAGCAGATGAGTCTCAGTATTGGTGATGATAGCACTGGCAGCTGGTCCAATCTAAGCTTTGAAGATGAACATCCCGATGAGAGCAGCAGTTTCCTTCACCTCAGTGACAG TCATGGTAACAGCAGTAGCTGGAGCAGTCTTGGTTTAGAAGGAGATATGTATGAGGAGAATTTATCCTTTCCAACATCAGACAG tgATGGAACAGAAGATAAAGATGAAGACCCCAAGGATGCTGTAGAAG gTGTGGGGCAGGTAGGAAAGGCATTGCTAATAGTGAATGTTGACATGGAACCACATATGGTGGACCCCCAGCTGAGAACAACCCTGCAGTGGCTGGCAGCTTCCGAAACAGAGGTGTCTGAGCTTCGTTTTCATGACACTGCTACGAAGGAATTCATTCTC